The Arachis ipaensis cultivar K30076 chromosome B07, Araip1.1, whole genome shotgun sequence genome includes a window with the following:
- the LOC107610185 gene encoding uncharacterized protein LOC107610185 isoform X2 → MSLTLENGDFYYNYEQGSSDTTLGESGFSDLPSFLPYRVTVRQFSENNDHDKLRRWFERQLECTIYDKNIFLRMNFLDSSQKRIISDCYELNLASWLKTKSILKDNWDASSWWKTIKEDFMLIFKPIFEGLKKLHLQRQYHGNLTLTYGIKVKKCDTQVCGILTDMVEQDGRADLDRMLSTDVQMLQLIIEQVVKFPNQQYCIPAEVDELCFRQLELHTRQYALRIEWALDPVLFWNVNRRINFLEALQWLFYPHGQTPNDEIILCSQFRKWDYNHNDACLTEVYKKSIRSKAKIFDDDYSVLTFYRNCIQHGNFNKWKEANSPEELHETFMRYYNLLLPSIETMNAILALENPSGRMKVLVWSLAYQIDLVT, encoded by the exons ATGTCTTTAACACTTGAAAATGGTGACTTTTATTACAATTACGAGCAAGGGTCTAGTGATACCACATTAGGAGAAAGTGGATTTTCAGATCTGCCTTCCTTTCTTCCATACCGGGTGACGGTCCGTCAATTTTCTGAAAACAATGACCATGATAAATTAAGGCGTTGGTTTGAAAGACAACTAGAATGTACTATTTACGACAAGAATATTTTCTTGAGAATGAATTTCCTAGATTCCTCACAAAAAAGGATCATTTCAGATTGCTACGAATTGAATTTAGCTTCTTGGCTAAAGACCAAATCAATTCTGAAGGATAATTGGGATGCAAGTAGTTGGTGGAAAACAATCAAAGAAGATTTCATGTTGATCTTTAAACCTATTTTTGAAGGTTTAAAGAAATTGCATCTCCAGAGACAATATCATGGGAATTTAACTTTGACATATGGCATCAAAGTTAAAAAGTGCGATACACAAGTATGTGGTATTCTCACCGATATGGTGGAGCAAGATGGACGTGCTGATTTGGATAGGATGCTATCTACTGATGTCCAAATGTTGCAGCTCATCATAGAGCAAGTTGTGAAATTCCCAAACCAACAATATTGTATACCTGCAGAGGTTGACGAGTTATGCTTCCGTCAACTCGAGCTCCATACGag GCAATACGCCCTAAGAATCGAATGGGCTCTGGATCCGGTTCTCTTCTGGAATGTAAACAGAAGAATAAACTTTTTGGAAGCACTCCAATGGCTGTTTTATCCTCACGGACAAACACCGAATGACGAGATTATACTTTGTTCTCAATTTCGGAAATGGGATTATAATCATAACGATGCATGTTTAACTGAAGTCTACAAGAAGAGCATACGCAGCAAAGCTAAGATTTTTGACGACGACTATAGTGTACTCACATTCTATCGGAACTGCATCCAGCATGGAAACTTTAATAAATGGAAAGag GCGAATTCTCCTGAAGAACTTCACGAGACATTTATGAGATATTATAATCTTTTACTTCCAAGTATAGAGACCATGAATGCTATTTTAGCGCTTGAAAATCCCTCTGGAAG gATGAAAGTCTTAGTGTGGTCATTAGCATATCAAATCGACTTAGTCACATAG
- the LOC107610185 gene encoding uncharacterized protein LOC107610185 isoform X3 — MLIFKPIFEGLKKLHLQRQYHGNLTLTYGIKVKKCDTQVCGILTDMVEQDGRADLDRMLSTDVQMLQLIIEQVVKFPNQQYCIPAEVDELCFRQLELHTRQYALRIEWALDPVLFWNVNRRINFLEALQWLFYPHGQTPNDEIILCSQFRKWDYNHNDACLTEVYKKSIRSKAKIFDDDYSVLTFYRNCIQHGNFNKWKEANSPEELHETFMRYYNLLLPSIETMNAILALENPSGRMKVLVWSLAYQIDLVT; from the exons ATGTTGATCTTTAAACCTATTTTTGAAGGTTTAAAGAAATTGCATCTCCAGAGACAATATCATGGGAATTTAACTTTGACATATGGCATCAAAGTTAAAAAGTGCGATACACAAGTATGTGGTATTCTCACCGATATGGTGGAGCAAGATGGACGTGCTGATTTGGATAGGATGCTATCTACTGATGTCCAAATGTTGCAGCTCATCATAGAGCAAGTTGTGAAATTCCCAAACCAACAATATTGTATACCTGCAGAGGTTGACGAGTTATGCTTCCGTCAACTCGAGCTCCATACGag GCAATACGCCCTAAGAATCGAATGGGCTCTGGATCCGGTTCTCTTCTGGAATGTAAACAGAAGAATAAACTTTTTGGAAGCACTCCAATGGCTGTTTTATCCTCACGGACAAACACCGAATGACGAGATTATACTTTGTTCTCAATTTCGGAAATGGGATTATAATCATAACGATGCATGTTTAACTGAAGTCTACAAGAAGAGCATACGCAGCAAAGCTAAGATTTTTGACGACGACTATAGTGTACTCACATTCTATCGGAACTGCATCCAGCATGGAAACTTTAATAAATGGAAAGag GCGAATTCTCCTGAAGAACTTCACGAGACATTTATGAGATATTATAATCTTTTACTTCCAAGTATAGAGACCATGAATGCTATTTTAGCGCTTGAAAATCCCTCTGGAAG gATGAAAGTCTTAGTGTGGTCATTAGCATATCAAATCGACTTAGTCACATAG
- the LOC107610185 gene encoding uncharacterized protein LOC107610185 isoform X1, translating into MSCFFNLGRKHAMSLTLENGDFYYNYEQGSSDTTLGESGFSDLPSFLPYRVTVRQFSENNDHDKLRRWFERQLECTIYDKNIFLRMNFLDSSQKRIISDCYELNLASWLKTKSILKDNWDASSWWKTIKEDFMLIFKPIFEGLKKLHLQRQYHGNLTLTYGIKVKKCDTQVCGILTDMVEQDGRADLDRMLSTDVQMLQLIIEQVVKFPNQQYCIPAEVDELCFRQLELHTRQYALRIEWALDPVLFWNVNRRINFLEALQWLFYPHGQTPNDEIILCSQFRKWDYNHNDACLTEVYKKSIRSKAKIFDDDYSVLTFYRNCIQHGNFNKWKEANSPEELHETFMRYYNLLLPSIETMNAILALENPSGRMKVLVWSLAYQIDLVT; encoded by the exons ATGTCATGTTTTTTTAACTTAGGTAGAAAGCACGCCATGTCTTTAACACTTGAAAATGGTGACTTTTATTACAATTACGAGCAAGGGTCTAGTGATACCACATTAGGAGAAAGTGGATTTTCAGATCTGCCTTCCTTTCTTCCATACCGGGTGACGGTCCGTCAATTTTCTGAAAACAATGACCATGATAAATTAAGGCGTTGGTTTGAAAGACAACTAGAATGTACTATTTACGACAAGAATATTTTCTTGAGAATGAATTTCCTAGATTCCTCACAAAAAAGGATCATTTCAGATTGCTACGAATTGAATTTAGCTTCTTGGCTAAAGACCAAATCAATTCTGAAGGATAATTGGGATGCAAGTAGTTGGTGGAAAACAATCAAAGAAGATTTCATGTTGATCTTTAAACCTATTTTTGAAGGTTTAAAGAAATTGCATCTCCAGAGACAATATCATGGGAATTTAACTTTGACATATGGCATCAAAGTTAAAAAGTGCGATACACAAGTATGTGGTATTCTCACCGATATGGTGGAGCAAGATGGACGTGCTGATTTGGATAGGATGCTATCTACTGATGTCCAAATGTTGCAGCTCATCATAGAGCAAGTTGTGAAATTCCCAAACCAACAATATTGTATACCTGCAGAGGTTGACGAGTTATGCTTCCGTCAACTCGAGCTCCATACGag GCAATACGCCCTAAGAATCGAATGGGCTCTGGATCCGGTTCTCTTCTGGAATGTAAACAGAAGAATAAACTTTTTGGAAGCACTCCAATGGCTGTTTTATCCTCACGGACAAACACCGAATGACGAGATTATACTTTGTTCTCAATTTCGGAAATGGGATTATAATCATAACGATGCATGTTTAACTGAAGTCTACAAGAAGAGCATACGCAGCAAAGCTAAGATTTTTGACGACGACTATAGTGTACTCACATTCTATCGGAACTGCATCCAGCATGGAAACTTTAATAAATGGAAAGag GCGAATTCTCCTGAAGAACTTCACGAGACATTTATGAGATATTATAATCTTTTACTTCCAAGTATAGAGACCATGAATGCTATTTTAGCGCTTGAAAATCCCTCTGGAAG gATGAAAGTCTTAGTGTGGTCATTAGCATATCAAATCGACTTAGTCACATAG